In a single window of the Mesoplodon densirostris isolate mMesDen1 chromosome 18, mMesDen1 primary haplotype, whole genome shotgun sequence genome:
- the LOC132479061 gene encoding forkhead box protein J1-like, with protein MAESWLRVSGAGAAEEAGPEGGLEESNALNDSLTSLQWLQDFSFLNAEVPALPSADTDPHGYHELSGSAEPGSPLAADPACLGQPHTPGKPTSLCTPRSAPSGLQASPPNDVDYATNPHVKPPYSYATLICMALQASKATKITLSAIYKWITDSFCYFRHADPTWQNSIRHNLSLKKGFIKMPREKDEPGKGGFWRIDPQYAERLLSGALKKRRLPPVHIHPAFARQAAPEPSAAPWAGPLTVSTEAQQLLREFEEATGEAGWGAGEGRLGRKRQQPLPKQEAKVPRPSSPLLLTPEEQGELEPLKGNFDWEAILDAGTLDGELGTLETSELIPPLSPASHGDVDLTIHGHHIDCPVTWGPPVEQATDSLDFDETFLATSFLEHPWDESTCS; from the exons atggcggagagctggctacgcgtctcgggagcaggggcagcggaggaggccggaccggaaggcggcctggaggagtccaacgccctgaatgacagcctgaccagcctgcagtggctgcaggacttctcctttctcaacgCCGAGGTCCCCGCCCTGCCTTCGGCGGACAccgacccccacggctaccacgagctgtcaggctcggccgagccgGGGTCTCCCCTGGCGGCGGACCCCGCCTGCCTGGGGcagccgcacacacccggcaagcccacgtCCTTGTGcacgccgcggagcgccccctcggggctgcaggcCTCGCCTCCCaacgacgtggactacgccaccaacccgcacgtgaagccgccctactcgtatgccacgctcatctgcatggccttgcaggccagcaaggccaccaagatcaccctgtcggccatctacaagtggatcacggacagtttctgttacttccgccacgctgatcccacctggcag aactccatccgccacaacctgtccctgaagaAGGGCTTCATCAAGATGCCCCGGGAGAAGGacgagccaggcaaggggggctTCTGGCGCATCGAcccccagtacgccgagcggctgctgagtggggccttgaagaagcggcggctgcccccagtccacatccacccggcctttgcccgCCAGGCCGCGCCAGAGCCcagcgccgccccatgggccgggccactgaccgtgagcaccgaggcccagcagctgctgcgggagttcgaggaggccactggggaggcgggctggggtgcaggcgagggcaggctggggcgtaagcgtcaacagccgctgcccaagcaggaggccaaggtcccgcggccctccagccccctgctgctgaccccggaggagcagggtgagctggaacccctcaagggcaactttgactgggaggccatcttggacgctggcacgctggacggggagctgggcacgctggagacctcggagctgatcccgccgctgagccctgcctcccacggggacgtggacctcaccatccatggccaccacatcgactgccctgttacctgggggcctccagtggagcaggctaccgacagcctggacttcgatgagaccttcctggccacatccttcctggagcacccctgggacgagagcacctGTAGCTAG
- the LOC132478882 gene encoding forkhead box protein J1-like: MAESWLRVSGAGAGEEAGPEGGLEEPNALNDSLTSLQWLQDFSFLNAEVPALPSADTDPHGYHELSGSAEPGSPLVADPACLGQPHTPGKPTSLCTPRSAPSGLQASPPDDVDYATNPHVKPPYSYATLICMAMQASKATKITLSAIYKWITDSFCYFRHADPTWQNSIRHNLSLKKGFIKMPREKDEPGKGGFWRIDPQYAERLLSGALKKRRLPPVHIHPAFARQAAPEPSAAPWAGSLTVSTEAQQLLREFEEATGEAGWGAGEGRLGRKRQQPLPKQEAKVPRPSSPLLLTPEEQGELEPLKGNFDWEAILDAGTLDGELGTLETSELIPPLSPASHGDVDLTIHGHHIDCPVTWGPPVEQATDSLDFDETFLATSFLEHPWDESTRSSLPPEPLFEAGDATLASDLHDWASLGAFL; encoded by the exons atggcggagagctggctacgcgtctcgggagcaggggcaggggaggaggccggaccggaaggcggcctggaggagcccaacgccctgaatgacagcctgaccagcctgcagtggctgcaggacttctcctttctcaacgCCGAGGTCCCCGCCCTGCCTTCGGCGGACAccgacccccacggctaccacgagctgtcaggctcggccgagccgGGGTCTCCCCTGGTGGCGGACCCCGCCTGCCTGGGGcagccgcacacacccggcaagcccacgtCCTTGTGcacgccgcggagcgccccctcggggctgcaggcctcgcctcccgacgacgtggactacgccaccaacccgcacgtgaagccgccctactcgtatgccacgctcatctgcatggccatgcaggccagcaaggccaccaagatcaccctgtcggccatctacaagtggatcacggacagtttctgttacttccgccacgctgatcccacctggcag aactccatccgccacaacctgtccctgaagaAGGGCTTCATCAAGATGCCCCGGGAGAAAGacgagccaggcaaggggggctTCTGGCGCATCGAcccccagtacgccgagcggctgctgagtggggccttgaagaagcggcggctgcccccagtccacatccacccggcctttgcccgCCAGGCCGCGCCAGAGCCcagcgccgccccatgggccgggtCACTGACCGTGagcaccgaggcccagcagctgctgcgggagttcgaggaggccactggggaggcgggctggggtgcaggcgagggcaggctggggcgtaagcgtcaacagccgctgcccaagcaggaggccaaggtcccgcggccctccagccccctgctgctgaccccggaggagcagggtgagctggaacccctcaagggcaactttgactgggaggccatcttggacgctggcacgctggacggggagctgggcacgctggagacctcggagctgatcccgccgctgagccctgcctcccacggggacgtggacctcaccatccatggccaccacatcgactgccctgttacctgggggcctccagtggagcaggctaccgacagcctggacttcgatgagaccttcctggccacatccttcctggagcacccctgggacgagagcacccgtagctccctgccccccgagcccctctttgaggccggggatgccacactggcctctgacctgcatgactgggccagcctgggcgccttcttgtaa